The following is a genomic window from Doryrhamphus excisus isolate RoL2022-K1 chromosome 3, RoL_Dexc_1.0, whole genome shotgun sequence.
GCAATAGCACATGCCTTCCCTGGCGTTGCCTAGCAACCTCTGGGCTCCTGACATGCAGCACTGGCCCTCCACCCCACGTCTCCCTGTTTATTGCATaaaacacatagacacacacacaacgcaATGTACCGATAAACAGTCTTTGTGTAGCAATAACATCAAGTGTCACATTTTCACACTGTCTGTCTGGCTGGTGTGGTCCACTTGCAGACCTCCCGTTTATGGAACAAGCTCGCCATCTGGCCGCACGACGAGTGGAAGTTGGCTGTGCGAGGCATAATGACAAAACTTTACAATCATCATCCTCATTGAGGGGGAGTgagctgttagcatgtagctAATAGCTCAGCTCAACATTGACATTGTTTGAAAGTTTAAGAACACTGATTGATACAtatggttattattttttttattattttgtaactaaatatttacattattcttaTTCCACCTCTTTTTTTGACACTCGCTTACATTTTTCAATCGATTGAAACCATTACGACATGGATACATTCAGCTCATAGAGGACATGGTTTTCTATTGacatattccaaaaattccacattttctgtAAAACAGATTTGCCTTAAAGAGGACTGagtatgctttttccacttttctgtagttagaatgttgtatccttgtgttaaactatgccaaagtttcagataaggagGTTTGCACATCTGGAAGTATATCGCAACCGACAAATTTAATACATTGCCTTGCATTCCTCATGAGGCTACACTCTTCTGTACTATGTGTATGCTAGTGACCATGCCTCAACCCACCATGGCAAAGAcactcactccgttcatgccattgttctatggtaCAAACACGTcatgtgctgaaaccaatgcacagagtgaatccTCTTCCTGGCTCGTTGGCGAACATGGCAATAATATTTTACATCTATCAATATCatcaatttaatatttttttgtgtgactaattaattttataatcgTCCCAGGCCTATTGTCCATGATACAGTTTTTTCCTCAACGTGAAAGCTTGTCATGTTTCTAAAAACTCACaacatcttgtgacacccctatgaATTAATAAGTCACtgttcatggttgaatacagcctattattactaagcaaaatgtatttttgaggggctaaattaagcattttcaagcataaatatggctaaaagacaaatataagtcattcagaagatgcattcaaagatgttgggATGGTACAGCATGTAATATTATACACAGACCATGACGTGTTGACTTTGGCTTTTATTAGCCCCTTATTAGTAACTACCAACAGGCAAAATACAGTCAACTATTGATCTCTGATGTCTATTCCtgaaatgtcttatttatttcttaaatggcctattttctcttatgtctatttgggtaatataagtgttATGACtgagtgattataggggtgttatttcatgtttagagggctctatgTTAAAGCCATATGCTCGAGCTACAAAATAATATTCGATTTATAACTCCTagtacaaaatgacaaaattctaTTTGACTCCTCCTTTATGGAAATTCCCACGGctgggtctgaaaccaattagcGATGAACTAAggattattgtattgtattatcatGACTTATTCAGGACAAAAGAGAACATTATGGTAGTTTGATGTCTTGATTAATTTGTCAGTGGACACATAAAATGTGTTACAATATGGGCTGCAGGTGGCGCTGCAGACACACTGACTTCCTGATAAAGCTTTCAAATGATCCTCTTTGAAAATGAGACCTCTATCTAGGAAGATGTGGGACGTGCAGAACATCAGtgtgtttatttaatgttatcCAGTCATAAGGATGCGGCATTCTAATATGAATACTACAAACATGTTTAAAACAATGACAGACACGTGAACATGTGGTGCCTCCACTTGTCACGTTCATACACCGCAGCGCCTAAAAGTGAAGGAAACATTGATTATTCATGCAGTGGGCGGACCACCCCCACTCGTGTTGACATGTAAGTCCACTCACACTTCAGGGGACAGCGTCACATTGAGCCAGCGCGTTCTTGTGACTGTCCATTCACTCCAAACATCAACGTTGGGAATGTACTCCATGTCCGCACGGCAAGTCTTCACCTCCAAGGCCGTAAACGGAGACGATGGGAAGCCGAGTCACGTCGACGTCGGTCCACGCAGGCATCACGCCATCCAACATGGCCGGCCACAGGTCCATGCATCGCTTGCCACGTTCACCGCCTGCACAGTGCCGGCTTCCTGCCGTGCTCGCAGCCGCTTCCTCAACCTGCGCGACAGTGTCAAGAAAAGTCCCACCAAGAGCACAGCCAAGGTGGAGACTCGTTCCGAGATTCCATGGGTGCCCTTCGCCTATGGCAAGGTAGACTGAGAGGTTAGAGATACAAACCTCATCGCTTTGTCATTAAGTTGCCGGCCTGGACCATTCCAAATGTTCCTAGTTGGATGTCTTCTGGAACTTGGTTGCTTGTGATTGAATCATGATTGACTCAGAACAGGAAGTGCATGGAAATAAAAGAGTTTGTGGTAGAATATTCTTGACTCACTGGACATATACTTCTTCGTGGCATTTATGGCTCCAAAGATAGTTTGAAGTGGAGTACATGCTCCCAGGGATCAGTGGTGTTGAAGGAAACATTTGTGAATATTTGTTGTTTGATGATGGTTTGTGGTTTGCGGCGTCGAGCGTGGCCCAGTGGATCAATGTGGTCGATGCACACTAATTTTAGCCACGCTGGGTTTTCCATGAGGCCTCTCTTGAGCAGAGCAGAGTAGCCGTTCCTGCTGGCAGCTTGGTGAGGTCCTGCTCTTGCATAATAGAGGTCACCGTGATGAAGGCTGGTCATCCTCATCCTGCTTTCACAAGACTAATAGATAACTGCTACTTACTGTATTTAAAGGGGATCCTCCACGTTGTGGAAGTGACTTGCATGTCAACATTTTGTAGGGTACGAGAACTTCACAAAATCTCTTGTAAGTTGACCTTTTGAAACTTTAAGACCTTGCTGAGTGTCCGGCGGCAATCAGTAACTGCTGTTCTGTACCATTTGTTGATTTGTCTTGAAAATTGCAGGCAGGAAGTGCTCTTGGATGTAAGAATTGTGTATAATGGgaagctgttgttgttgttttctgggAGCGAACGATCTACTATAAACGTTCAATGCTCCTCTGCTCTTGACAAcaaagaatgaatgaacacatccCAGTCCAATGCCGGATTGTCCAATATTCATTTCTTCTTTACTGTCCAATGCTGAGAGTGTGAACAAGTTACACCTTTTATTCTTCATGTCGTCACGTAAGTCAGGACTGGAACTGTGATGGCGGAGCATTCAAGACAGTACAACCTTCGGACATGATGTTTTTATTGTCCATCTGAGACATGTCCTCTGATGCCATCGTGTCTCCTCTCTTCAGGCCAATCCGCCCCCTGTGATGGTGAACGCAGACAGTCTGGACACTCCCCCTTATGTGAGTGTGGTACCTAAACACAACACGCCCTTCACAGTAGTACACCTATATACCCATTGTAGATATACTTACTGGAAGTACACCTACATCTAGTACACTCGGTCAATATACTGCAAGTATACTTAAATGTAGTACATTTATAGGAAATAATACACtcctaagataagataagatatgcctttattcgtccctcagcagcaagagtacagagtcagttaagcagtacaaaatacacaatatagaaaaataaacaatataaacaacccaagtattaacaaaatccacagttatatacaatacagtatgtatatatatgaaacTAGTCATAAATATACTTACATGAAGTACAGTTATAATGAATATACTCACAGGAAGTATGCCTACATGTACATAGGAAGTACACCCATAGTGGCAGCCATccatatgtgtttgtgtgtttatgtgtgcacatgtgtgcaGGTGAATGGAACCGAGGCAGACTATGAGTATGAGGAGATCACATTGGAGAGGGTAAGTGGGCCGCAGTTCAGAACAACACCTCTTACAGTAGATATTGTAATGTTCTATTGGACCATATTGTGACTGAAGATAaacgtatatactgtatgtaatgaTTTGCATCGCCTCTGCTGTCATCAGGGGAATTCGGGTCTAGGCTTCAGCATCGCGGGTGGCATAGACAACCCCCACATCGGTGAAGACCCCAGCATCTTTATCACCAAAGTCATCCCGGGGGGCGCTGCTGCGCAAGATGGACGGCTCAGGTGAGAGGAAGACATGGTGTGTGTTactcccaacccccccccccgtggcaGCTTGCTGCTTTCATTGGCTTATTCATAATTGAACAGCTTGGTGTCGCCTGACGTAGGTGCTGCTGCTGATAATCATGCTCTCAGGTGTCTTGGTTAgtggagaagaaaatatatttttgtacacaaGCACTAGCACATTAGTCTGTGTCCATAtggggtatggggggggggggggggggggggttgagtgtGAACATCACTAAGTGCTTCTGGTTCTTCAGGGTCAACGATGTCATCTTGCGTGTCAATGAGGTTGATGTTCGCGATGTAACGCACAGTCGGGCCGTGGAGGCGCTAAAGGAGGCGGGTTCTCTAGTTCGACTGTATGTACGCCGGAGGAAACCAGTCTCTGAGAAAGTGATGGAGATCAAACTGGTGAAAGGACCCAAAGGTGAAAAACTGCACTCACCCAAAAATCCCACAGTGTGGCGGTCTGTGTGATGGAGATCTATCTGCTTGTCCTGCTTATCAGGTCTGGGCTTCAGTATAGCGGGCGGAGTGGGAAACCAGCACATCCCAGGCGACAACAGCATCTACGTGACCAAGATCATTGAGAGTGGAGCCGCCCATAAAGATGGCCGACTGCAGATTGGAGACAAGCTTCTTGCTGTAAGGATTCTTgttcattcatcatcatcaccaaccATGTTCAGTGTTGTGTGCTGTGTCCCATATATATAGTTGTGTTTCAGCTTACAAACTTCCTCTACACCTCTTGGTATTGTAAGTTTTCCTAGGATTTTCTGGGATTAGGCCCTGGGGATCGGGCTTTTGTTGATATGGAATCAATTTGCTGCTTGCTTCCTGGTGTTTTGGGGTTGTTGTCTTgttgaaaacacacattttgggGACACTTGCGTTTCAGCACAAAGCACCATGACTTCTTCAAGTGTTGTGATATATGCAAACTTCTCCATAATCCctcttatcacatactacagtattcattggccctgtaccctagaaaccgcccatgaatgatacgggaaaaggccgaaatgatactgtgtcaaagcccagggcaatgatactgataaaatatagattttaaccatgtccagtatcagcccccgtagctgtccactcagagcgtgctgctctggtatcgtgcctgtgaaacaaccaatcagagaacagcgcacgagcgtgaacacacactataaatattcctagtgcttctccagtcaccaaaaaacccaaacttgattaatggaactttaattgtcagacattgataaaatattattgttgaaatatttttgcaataattgtgtttacactgtttagatataatacatgtaatcaactgaaaattttctggaaaaaaattggtattTTGATTGAATAGTACGTGagaataagctcatgattaaatagtatgtgataataagatcatcacatggtttgtctggtatcaggcccagtatcatgcccccgtgTGCCAGTATCAGATACTGATAACCGATAATTATGCAATAAATAGGCCAGAGAAACATCCCCATATCATCACAGGTGGTTTTCTATGAGTCAACTACACCGACTAATGACCTGTTGGAATAAatcatttggaataaaaacgCTGATTTGACCAGGTTAGTCGCTAACAGTGTGCCTGTCTGCGTACCTGTCTCTGTGCATGCTTGCAGGTGAACAGTAGTTGTCTAGAGGAAGTTAGTCACGAGCACGCCGTCACTGCCTTGAAGAACACTCCTGACGTGGTCTACTTGAAAGTGGCCAAACCCAACAGTGTCTTCATCAATGATACCTTCGGCCCTCCAGACCTCACCAACTGTGAGCTGCTTCCTTCTTTTATTCCCTTCTGTCTTTCTTTGGctttcctcctcctgctccctgCCATCACCACACAGTGACACCATCTTTTTCTGTTGCAGCGTTCTCACAGCATCTGGAGAACCATATCACTCCCCCTAACTTTCTGACTCAGCCCCTCCCTCTGCCGGCCTCATCTGGACGCTACTCGCCGACGCCCAAGAGCATGCTAGGAGATGACGACGTCTCACGGTATGAAATGTAATTACTCTAATATGTCTACTTCAATATGAGcaccaacatttttattttgttgaagttCTGAGTGCACACACTTAGTGCTCCTCCAtgatgtttgttgtgtttgtgtaagcGTCCACTAAGATGGTAGGGTCGggtgtttacattcattcattttctaccgcttatcctcacgagggtcgcgggggtgctggagcctggacgcggggtgcaccctggactggtggccagccaatcacagggcacatatagacaaacaaccattcacactcacattcatacctatggacaatttggagtcataaaACGTGTTTTCAAAACTTATTGTGATGGTCAAGCAAGTAGACCAATGGAGGTGTTTGATTTGGTCCTCCAGGGAGCCCAGGAAGGTGGTGCTGCATCGTGGCGCCACAGGTCTAGGCTTCAACATTGTTGGTGGCGAGGACGGCGAGGGCATCTTCATCTCCTTCATCCTGGCTGGCGGACCCGCAGACCTTTGTGGAGAGCTGAGGAAAGGAGACCGCCTGGTTTCCGTACGTCACTCAAGACATGTCCTTTCCCGTGTGGAGCGTGACAAACCCTGACGGCGTCGTGTTTGCATGTGCTCGCTTGCAGGTCAATGGCGTGGACCTCCGCAGCGCCACGCACGAGCAGGCCGCCGCCGCCCTGAAGAATGCTGGCCAGACAGTAGTCATCATGGCCCACTACAGGCCTGAGGGTGAGTGGGGTGagaggtcacatgactgtcaCGGCGGAGCCACGTCGCTGACCCGAAGGTGTGCTTGTCTTCAGAGTACAGTCGCTTTGAGGCCAAGATCCACGACCTGAGGGAGCAGATGATGAACAGCAGCATCAGTTCTGGTTCAGGGTCCCTGCGGACCAGCCAGAAGAGGTCCCTGTACGTCAGGTGAGACCTCAACGCATCAGAACGTGACCTCCTCTGCATCGGCACATTGACACTGACAGCGCGTGCACTCTGACCTCTCTGCAGAGCCCTCTTCGACTACGACAAGACGCGGGACTCGGGTCTTCCCAGTCAAGGTCTGGACTTCAAGTTCGGAGACATTCTTCACGTGGTCAATGCCTCCGACGACGAGTGGTGGCAGGCCCGGCAGATGACGGCTCATGGCGAGGCAGAGGATGTGGGCGTGATCCCCAGCAAGAGAAGGTGGGTTTAGAGGTCAGATGGCCGTCAGGGCCTTGTGGCCgcttttgacctttgacctttgacctgacaGAGTGGAGAAGAAGGAGCGAGCGCGGTTGAAGACAGTCAAGTTCAACCCAAAGTCCCGTGAGCGAGGGGTGAGTGCGCATGTGATGTGACGCTGATGATGTAACCGCATGTCGCTGACCTGTCAGCATCTCGGCTCCGCCTCCCAGCGCCGACATGACGCCAAAAGCTACACTAGCCCCTGACCGACACCTGCATGATCCTACCCTCGACTGTCTGCCCCCCTCTTCATCACTCACCTGGagcatgatgtcatcatgtcaaAAGCCCCCCCCCGAGCCCACTGACGCAAACATTTACAACTGTTGCTATGGCGACTCTCCgcttatgtctgtgtgtgtgtgtgtgtgtgagaaagagagagagtgtgtgttcGCGCTCTTGCCCTACTTCACCTACGTCCCCTTTTctgcacacccccccccccccaactgacTGACGAGTGTTTGACTTTGACGTGACCTTGACGTGCTCTTCCTCCACTTCCCGTAGTCGCTCAGTGACAAGCGTAAAAAGAGCGTCTTTCCCAGGACGTTCCTCTTCTACAAGAGTCGGGAGGCGAGCGAGCAGGAGAGCAGCGATGTGGAGCGTGAGTATGGCGCCACCGGGGGGCGCCGTATTTGGCCGGCTGACGGGTCAGcgacaggaagagagttcagCCGGTGACCTGGTTGTCACGGCAACGGGGCCAGCCCACAAATCTTTTGCAATTGGACAACCTGAaagcccccaccacccccacacTTCCCAAAATGGCCGGTGTGCGTTGCGTCTGCTCTCTCGCTCTGTCGCTGAGACGcagtaacctttttttttcttctttgtgctTCTTCTTCCTTTGTCGCCTTCAGGACCTCACTGACGAGCTCCTCGCCAAAGGACACAGTAAgtcgcccccccccaacccgagCCCCGCCCACCTCTCTCCACCAGGAACTTATTTTATGAGTTAGTCACATGACTTATTATGTCGTGTCTCAAATAGAATACTTGCATCAGTACACGTGAACAGGTATactgtgtacttctgtgtactACTGTGTATTTCATTTGAGACACACGCATAGTTTCTGGTGGACCCCCCCCTCACGAccaccccccacctcctccaggCGTCGTCATCGTGGTGTTGTCCCCATTGCTGTCTCCAGGACGTCCTTCAGGCTCCACCTCCTTCTGCCATATTTTGTCCCCCTCCTCCGCCCCACCACGCCCCTTCCCACTTTGACgtgcaaagcatgatgggagacTTCACAtgtcttcttcttgtctttcaGAACACGTCACCTCAAACGCCAGTGATAGTGAAAGTAGCTACCGTAAGTGTTGGCGCTGCCAACATGGCTTCTGGCATCTATTGGTTGTGCTGACGTGTGCGTATGTGTGCCTGATTGACAGGTGGGCAGGAGGAGTGCGTCTTGTCGTATGAAGCAGTCACTCAACAGGAAGGTAACGCCCCCAAACCCCTTAGCTTGTTTATGTGCCGCCACATTTCTCACCGCGTCTTCATTGTCGTGTAGTCAGCTATGCACGGCCCGTCATCGTCCTGGGGCCCATGAAGGACCGCGTGAACGATGACCTCATTTCAGAGTTTCCTGACAAGTTCGGCTCGTGTGTTCCACGTGAGTCAAAGCAACATTCTGCGCTTATTTGTGCGTCAGCGTCTGAACGGCGCTTGTGTCTTTGGCCATCAGACACGACGCGGCCCAAGCGGGACTACGAGGTGGACGGTCGGGATTATCACTTTGTGGTGTCCCGTGAGCAAATGGAGAAGGACATCCAGGAGCACAAGTTCATCGAGGCGGGGCAGTACAACAACCACCTGTATGGAACCAGCGTCCAGTCTGTCCGAGAGGTGGCCCAGAAGGTAGATGTCTTCTGCTGTAATGTCGCCCTCTCCTGGCCAGACGGTGTGCTAACGCACGGTTTTGCCTTCCAGGGTAAACATTGCATCCTGGATGTGTCTGGCAACGCTATCAAGCGACTCCAGCTTGCTGCTCTTCATCCCATCGCCGTCTTCATCAAGCCCAAGTCGGTGGAGAACATTATGTAAGTGATGTTCACATTCATAGCTGtagtagacacacacacaccgatcaGATGTTTAAGTGTGATCCTTCTGCAGGGAGATGAACAAGCGACTGACAGACGATCAGAGCAGGAAGACGTTTGAGCGTGCAGCCAAGCTGGAGCACGAGTTCACCGAGCACTTCACAGGTAgaggcttttattttttttaacctgtccTAAAATGtcataacgtgtgtgtgtgtgtgtgtgtgtgtagccatTGTCCAGGGCGACACGCTGGAGGAGATCTATGAGCAGACCAAGCAGATTATCGAGGACCAATCGGGTCCTTTCATCTGGGTCCAGTCCAAGGAGAAATTGTGAGCGCcgtccacttttattttgaaaagtccACCTGCCCTTCAACACTTCCCCACATGGGACACTTGGGAAAACCCGGAAGACCTAAAAAGACTCCTCTTTTGTGTGTGGCCATCACAAAAAGCAAATGTTTGCACGTCAGAGCTTTAAGAGcgtgtcacccccccccccccaattcacACCTGTTCTTTTCAAAGCAGTCCTCTGCAGTCACTAGAGGGCGCTGTCCGCTTTTACTGCTCACATTAACCCTTTAATGAGGACAAAAGGAAGGAGgagtggtggaattgaacaattTACTATAACGTTTACTAATGAGCTCTTCAATGACTGTGGCTTTATTGTTGCAGTGACCTACAGGTGGATTCTCAGTGCAGGACAAGGAGATTCTGAACGTGCTAAACTGCCtattttgttattaaaaaaaaaaagtctatattGAAGTCAGCATTATCACTAATCTTTtctttgatcacttcctgtcttttttaaCCTAATAAAATCTGTTGAATCTGCTTCCATGGAGACAACAAACATTTACTGGTAGCTTTTATTGTGTACAGACAGGCGTCACCTTCGATGCCCCAGCACAGTGGAGTGTTTTCAGTAGCTcgtcaacaggaagtggagaaataaattataaatcagAAATAACCCCATAAAAACAGCTCCACTTCAAACCTTAAACGTTAGAAAACATtttgttgcacacacacacacacacacacacacacacacacaaaaccctGCAGTATTTACATACTAAGCACACCCCCTACCCGGCTAATCAGCAGCTGCTGTTCTTGAACTCTCCGTTCTCAGTGATGGACAGCTTGGTGGGGTTGTTGCGGAGGTTGGCCGAACCATAACGCTCCTTCACTTGCGTCAGTGCCGCCATCAAACGTGAGTTTGTTGCATCCAGAGAGCGGATCCGCTTCTCCTGATTGGACATAAAGAGGGAATGCCAGGAACATATCTTTATCTGCTGCAATGTGGTTGGACTTGACAGCAAGTAACTTCAAAGTTCAAACCAAACCATAAAGCCAACAAAAGCAAAGCCGAACATCTGAGGTGGGCGGAGCCAAACACAAAAGCCCAGACCCCCACACCTGCAACCTGTTCAACCAATATGACGCTCGCCACTAGGgcgctctgattggctgaacagGTTGCAGGCATGTTGTctcaggagggggggggtagTGTTTCAATTACTTGCctgcttttgtttattttgatccGTTACTGACCTGCAATCAGTCAAGAGACAAAGCAGCGCTACCTGAGACCGCCATTGTTATGGCAGGTCATGTGATGATGTAATGTACTGTGTGATGTACCTGAGCgtcaatgacttcctgtttagctTCAATCACCGTTTGCATCTCTGAGTGGTCACGTTTCAACTCCTCTTCCACCGCCATGAGCCTGGAAGCACACAATGTTGTGAACTggcggggttggggggggtggatgggatgggatgggatgggatgggatgggatgccGACCTGCAAAGGATGTTCTTCATCTGCGCATCCTTCTCTTCTTGCTGACGCTTGAGTCGTTCCTCACTGTCGTCGAGTCGTGACTTATAGTCAAGGAGCAGCGTCTTCATGGAGAGTTCCTGGGCGACCAGACGGCGCTCGTACTCCTCCAGGCGTCGCCCTGACGCCCGCAGCCGCTCCTTGAGTCGCCAGATCTCCATCTCATACTACCAAGGGAGTTGCATTCAATGACTCGGATCACTTTTGGGAGGTTTGTTCGCTTCTCGTTTACCTTTTCGAAATTCTTGCCCTCCTCACGGCTCCGCCCCCCTCCTTCCTCGTCGCCAAGGTGGTCCTCCTGGTACTGACCGTTACTGAGAACCCAAGCTGCTGTCCTCTCCACAGGAGACATGGCCGCCGACTCCGCCTCCACCGGAGATGCCACCTGTCACATTCCAACAAGTTTCCTAAAGGTTGGACAACTTAACATCAATCAGTCATTACCTGCTGCTGGGTACTGCCCCTTGGAGGCGGAGCCATAGTGTCAGCGCAGCAGACGGACACCGGGTCGGTGATGGGCGTCAGCTCCATGGtggcgctgctgctgctgcaacgTGAGGCACACTGTGTCCTGGACCCGCCCCCTCCCCGGCTCTGCTGCTCTACCTTCACGATGTGGGCGGTGCTCGTCGTCGCCGTGCCCTGCCGAGGTACGGCGATGGCTGTGGCGGCGCCCGGCGGGAGCTCGGGGGGGCTGTGACAGCATGGTGTGGAGCTACGAGCGCTACGCCTGCTGCCCGACTCGTCTAGGCTGCTGTCTGACGCCACATGACCTTTCACCCTTAACCGTTCGCCATCCGAGCTGGCGCTGCTCAAGTTCTCTGAGCTGGACGCGGATTGGGCGGGGTTACTCAGGTGGTAGACGGGGTTCTGAAATGAGAGCGGCTGCAGGCTGCGTTGATGCTTGACTGGGGGCTGCAGCGGACGCCGGGCCTGCGGAGCGCTCTGCGGCTGAGTGTCTCTGATTGGAGCTTTGCTGAGGGGCACCACCAACTCAGACGGGATTGCGGGGGCTACAGAGACCTGAGAGCCTGCCCTGTTGACAAGGGGCGGGGCATCAGGGATCCTCTGAGAGTCCTGCAGGTCCCCCATAGAGACGCTGCGGTTGCCCACAAGTGTCTCATCTCGCTCATCCTTGCCAGAGAAACTGGTAGCGCCCCAAAGATGGTGCTGGGCAGTCGTGGCATTGCACCCTACAACCACGGCCTCCGTCAGATCGCCGCCAGGACACGTCCTGCTGCACATGTCAGCGTGGTTAGCGTCGGTGTTGTGTTGCgtaaaaacaacatggctgaaCTAGTCAGCTGACTTCTTACCAGTCAGACGGATCCTCAAAGATTCGTTGTAGGCCTGACGACAGGCTGCCGCTTATGTTGTGGGCGGAGCTATGGTGGTCCTGGAAAGGGCGCAGCTGCTGCTGGATGGGCGTGGGGACTGACAGGCTGCGGGAAATATCTCCCAGAATTCTCGGCAACGGACCCAGCTTGGCAACGGTGGCCTGCAGGAAGGAATTTTCACGCTGGGGTGTCGTAGTTAGCGTGCGCGTGTGAGAGGACAGCATCAGGATGCAGTGGTGTGGGAGGCAGAGCGGCGAGACCAACATGGTGGCCAGACAGGAAGTgcagggaggaggaggtggaggaggagggaggagacaCAATGAAGGAAACTTAATGGAAGCAAACTGAAAGGTGGTAGATCAGACATGCTTCTCAAACATGCTGAGTCAGGTCACAtgatggggttgggggggtgggggggtggggtcatGCTTTGATGAGgttaaatgaatgaagaaatgatGCTTCGTAATCTACAACCACCTTATCCAGCTGAGAGACCACGTCCCACAGAAGAGCATGAAGGAGGGACAGCTCCCTGCCGAGGTCCACGTAA
Proteins encoded in this region:
- the dlg1b gene encoding discs large homolog 1-like protein isoform X16 — encoded protein: MDCICIVTTKKYRHHDEESSPQEDQSSPQLTEEAGGPELVQVAEKNLSQIENVHGYVTHAHISPMKANPPPVMVNADSLDTPPYVNGTEADYEYEEITLERGNSGLGFSIAGGIDNPHIGEDPSIFITKVIPGGAAAQDGRLRVNDVILRVNEVDVRDVTHSRAVEALKEAGSLVRLYVRRRKPVSEKVMEIKLVKGPKGLGFSIAGGVGNQHIPGDNSIYVTKIIESGAAHKDGRLQIGDKLLAVNSSCLEEVSHEHAVTALKNTPDVVYLKVAKPNSVFINDTFGPPDLTNSFSQHLENHITPPNFLTQPLPLPASSGRYSPTPKSMLGDDDVSRYEMEPRKVVLHRGATGLGFNIVGGEDGEGIFISFILAGGPADLCGELRKGDRLVSVNGVDLRSATHEQAAAALKNAGQTVVIMAHYRPEEYSRFEAKIHDLREQMMNSSISSGSGSLRTSQKRSLYVRALFDYDKTRDSGLPSQGLDFKFGDILHVVNASDDEWWQARQMTAHGEAEDVGVIPSKRRVEKKERARLKTVKFNPKSRERGSLSDKRKKSVFPRTFLFYKSREASEQESSDVEQHVTSNASDSESSYRGQEECVLSYEAVTQQEVSYARPVIVLGPMKDRVNDDLISEFPDKFGSCVPRESKQHSALICASASERRLCLWPSDTTRPKRDYEVDGRDYHFVVSREQMEKDIQEHKFIEAGQYNNHLYGTSVQSVREVAQKGKHCILDVSGNAIKRLQLAALHPIAVFIKPKSVENIMEMNKRLTDDQSRKTFERAAKLEHEFTEHFTAIVQGDTLEEIYEQTKQIIEDQSGPFIWVQSKEKL
- the dlg1b gene encoding discs large homolog 1-like protein isoform X7, with translation MPVRKKDAQRALSLLEEYRAKLNHAEDRQLRVSIQRVIDIFQSNLFQALIDIQEFYEVTLLDSQRWAESSKPVDVVVPPVNLWDFSSLQSTTVTSDTLPSLSTSIEDSALLNEILHTLAKRSPKHDTRKYRHHDEESSPQEDQSSPQLTEEAGGPELVQVAEKNLSQIENVHGYVTHAHISPMKVASLECVFDGSSLGHNHMELPSPTFSSLYPHREDSPLPSCSSNPYPPIQANPPPVMVNADSLDTPPYVNGTEADYEYEEITLERGNSGLGFSIAGGIDNPHIGEDPSIFITKVIPGGAAAQDGRLRVNDVILRVNEVDVRDVTHSRAVEALKEAGSLVRLYVRRRKPVSEKVMEIKLVKGPKGLGFSIAGGVGNQHIPGDNSIYVTKIIESGAAHKDGRLQIGDKLLAVNSSCLEEVSHEHAVTALKNTPDVVYLKVAKPNSVFINDTFGPPDLTNSFSQHLENHITPPNFLTQPLPLPASSGRYSPTPKSMLGDDDVSREPRKVVLHRGATGLGFNIVGGEDGEGIFISFILAGGPADLCGELRKGDRLVSVNGVDLRSATHEQAAAALKNAGQTVVIMAHYRPEEYSRFEAKIHDLREQMMNSSISSGSGSLRTSQKRSLYVRALFDYDKTRDSGLPSQGLDFKFGDILHVVNASDDEWWQARQMTAHGEAEDVGVIPSKRRVEKKERARLKTVKFNPKSRERGSLSDKRKKSVFPRTFLFYKSREASEQESSDVEQHVTSNASDSESSYRGQEECVLSYEAVTQQEVSYARPVIVLGPMKDRVNDDLISEFPDKFGSCVPHTTRPKRDYEVDGRDYHFVVSREQMEKDIQEHKFIEAGQYNNHLYGTSVQSVREVAQKGKHCILDVSGNAIKRLQLAALHPIAVFIKPKSVENIMEMNKRLTDDQSRKTFERAAKLEHEFTEHFTAIVQGDTLEEIYEQTKQIIEDQSGPFIWVQSKEKL